The Juglans microcarpa x Juglans regia isolate MS1-56 chromosome 8S, Jm3101_v1.0, whole genome shotgun sequence genome has a window encoding:
- the LOC121244536 gene encoding beta-amyrin 28-monooxygenase-like, whose amino-acid sequence MDIFFSSSYLIQLVILSISLLLIIFTIYKHKSPSRPKLPPGRRGWPIVGETLEYGRACKSGEPEKFIIDRMSNYSTDVFQTSLFGENLLVFCGASGNKFMFSSANKHVTPWWPRSISAALNFPSDMGFLQDDLTKLRAMLPEFLKPEALQRYIPIMDSMAKEHLEIAWSPYNEVKVLPLTKEYTIAVACRVFINIKNLEHITRFANLFGLLTKGILSAPIKLPGTAFSRAVREGKLLHEEFLAIIREKKMELLEKKGPAKEDLLSRMLLMADENDRGMNEKLIASQMIGFFIGSYITTSSTITSMLRYLAEFPNVYSKVLKEQMEIAKSKGPGELLSWEDIQKMKYSWNVTCEVMRLAPPIQGAYREVTTEFTYAGSIIPKGWKAYWTVASTHKNPKYFPEPEKFDPSRFEGRGPAPYTFVPFGGGPHMCPGKEYSRLEILTFIHNVVTKFKWEKLNPDEKIIFNPAPSPVNGLPVRLEPLIFKN is encoded by the exons ATGGATATCTTCTTCTCGAGCTCGTATCTAATTCAGCTTGTAATCCTCTCCATCTCTCTTcttctcatcatcttcaccatTTACAAGCACAAATCACCCTCCCGCCCCAAACTTCCACCTGGTAGAAGAGGATGGCCAATCGTTGGCGAAACTTTGGAATACGGCAGGGCCTGCAAAAGTGGGGAACCAGAAAAGTTCATAATTGATAGAATGAGCAATTACTCAACGGACGTGTTCCAAACCTCCTTGTTTGGAGAGAATCTTCTTGTGTTTTGCGGCGCTTCTGGGAACAAGTTCATGTTTTCAAGTGCAAACAAGCATGTCACCCCATGGTGGCCACGCTCCATAAGCGCAGCTCTGAATTTTCCTTCTGACATGGGATTTCTTCAGGACGACCTCACCAAATTACGAGCAATGCTCCCTGAGTTTCTCAAACCAGAGGCTCTACAGCGCTACATACCTATAATGGATTCCATGGCGAAAGAACACTTGGAGATAGCTTGGTCTCCTTATAATGAAGTGAAGGTTCTCCCACTGACAAAGGAGTACACCATTGCAGTTGCTTGTCGGGtattcataaatataaaaaatctggAGCATATAACCAGATTTGCCAATCTCTTTGGTCTTCTTACAAAGGGCATTTTATCTGCTCCTATTAAGCTTCCAGGCACAGCTTTCAGTCGTGCTGTTAGAGAAGGCAAGCTTCTCCATGAAGAGTTCCTTGCTATcattagagagaaaaagatggaGTTGTTAGAGAAGAAAGGGCCAGCAAAAGAAGACCTGCTGAGTCGCATGCTCTTAATGGCAGATGAGAACGACAGAGGAATGAACGAGAAGTTGATCGCTTCTCAGATGATAGGGTTTTTCATCGGCAGCTACATTACAACAAGTTCAACAATTACATCCATGCTGAGATATCTTGCAGAGTTTCCAAATGTCTACAGCAAGGTCTTAAAAG AACAAATGGAGATAGCAAAGTCCAAAGGTCCAGGCGAGTTGTTGAGTTGGGAGGACATTCAGAAGATGAAGTATTCATGGAATGTGACATGTGAAGTAATGAGATTAGCACCACCTATTCAAGGAGCTTACAGAGAGGTCACAACTGAGTTCACTTACGCAGGTTCTATAATTCCAAAAGGATGGAAG GCTTACTGGACAGTAGCTTCAACacacaaaaatccaaaatattttcCCGAACCAGAAAAGTTCGATCCTTCAAGATTTGAAGGGAGAGGGCCTGCACCATACACTTTTGTACCATTTGGAGGAGGACCTCACATGTGCCCTGGGAAGGAATATTCACGATTAGAGATACTCACTTTCATTCATAATGTGGTGACCAAATTCAAATGGGAGAAACTAAATCCCGATGAAAAGATTATATTCAACCCAGCACCTTCTCCTGTGAACGGTCTTCCTGTTCGCCTTGAACCTCTAATATTTAAGAAttag